The Bacteroidota bacterium genome contains a region encoding:
- a CDS encoding NAD-dependent epimerase: MKVLVTGSAGFVGHHLVKKLSAQGHEVWGLDSLNDYYDPQLKMGRLKDQGFDVSDIQYGQPLYSQTCGSFIQLKLEDKPLLEQLFSEQQFEVVVNLAAQAGVRYSITQPQAYVDSNIQGFLNILEACRHNNIKHLVFASSSSVYGLNKQIPFSTTQNVDHPISLYAATKKSNELMAHTYAHLFNLPVTGLRFFTVYGPWGRPDMAYFIFTNKILKGEPIDVFNNGDMKRDFTYVDDITESISRLLDKPPVAHVQTEEGNLSPNDSSAPYQLFNIGNNSPVNLMDFITAIEETLGKTAEKVMKPLQPGDVHITYADVQSLIDYTGFKPQTTVKEGMKAFVDWYLEYYQIKSVNH, from the coding sequence ATGAAAGTATTAGTTACCGGTTCAGCGGGATTTGTAGGGCATCATTTGGTGAAGAAGCTATCTGCACAAGGACACGAGGTGTGGGGATTGGATTCATTAAACGACTATTACGACCCACAATTAAAAATGGGCCGTCTAAAAGATCAAGGTTTTGATGTTTCCGACATTCAGTATGGCCAGCCGTTATATAGTCAAACTTGTGGTAGCTTTATCCAGTTAAAGCTGGAAGATAAGCCCTTGCTTGAGCAATTATTCTCGGAGCAACAATTTGAAGTTGTAGTGAACCTTGCAGCACAAGCAGGTGTTCGTTATTCTATTACACAACCTCAAGCCTACGTTGATAGCAACATACAAGGTTTTTTAAACATATTAGAGGCTTGCAGGCATAATAACATCAAACATTTGGTGTTTGCCTCAAGTTCATCAGTTTACGGGCTGAATAAACAAATACCGTTCAGCACCACTCAAAACGTAGATCACCCCATATCTCTATACGCTGCTACTAAAAAGAGCAACGAACTGATGGCGCATACGTATGCCCATTTATTCAATTTGCCTGTTACGGGTTTGCGCTTCTTTACAGTTTATGGTCCTTGGGGAAGGCCCGATATGGCCTATTTTATCTTTACCAATAAGATACTAAAAGGAGAGCCTATCGACGTGTTTAACAACGGCGATATGAAGCGTGACTTTACATATGTAGACGATATTACGGAGAGCATCAGTCGCTTGTTGGATAAACCTCCCGTAGCGCATGTACAAACCGAAGAGGGTAATCTATCACCCAATGATAGTTCTGCACCCTACCAGTTGTTTAATATTGGTAACAATAGCCCGGTTAACTTAATGGACTTTATTACTGCCATTGAGGAAACCTTGGGCAAAACAGCTGAAAAGGTAATGAAGCCTTTGCAACCGGGTGATGTGCACATTACCTATGCCGATGTGCAAAGCCTTATAGACTATACCGGTTTTAAACCCCAAACAACCGTTAAAGAAGGAATGAAAGCCTTTGTTGATTGGTATTTGGAGTATTACCAAATAAAAAGCGTAAACCATTGA
- a CDS encoding ArsR family transcriptional regulator → MLDTLISSKTRVKLLLKFFLNATNKAHLRGLEAEFGESSNAIRLELNRLEDAGLLNSAVQGNKKLFSANTRHPLFKDINSILFKYTGLDRIVEQVLGKLGDLERVYLVGDLGRGVDSPIIDLIIVGNINKEYLARLTEKAEAIIDKKLRYATFTPEQFNEQKDRVLPENNLLIWNQ, encoded by the coding sequence GTGCTCGACACTTTAATATCATCAAAAACACGCGTCAAGTTATTGTTGAAGTTTTTTTTGAACGCAACTAACAAAGCCCATTTGAGGGGTTTGGAGGCTGAGTTCGGAGAAAGCAGTAACGCAATACGCCTGGAGCTTAACAGGCTTGAAGATGCAGGGTTGCTTAATAGTGCTGTACAAGGCAACAAAAAACTGTTTAGTGCCAATACAAGGCATCCGTTGTTTAAAGACATCAACAGTATATTGTTTAAATACACAGGGCTTGATAGAATTGTGGAGCAAGTGCTTGGCAAGCTGGGTGATTTGGAGAGAGTTTATTTGGTAGGTGATTTAGGCAGAGGGGTTGATTCACCAATTATCGACTTAATAATAGTAGGAAACATAAACAAAGAATACCTTGCCCGTTTGACGGAAAAGGCTGAAGCAATAATCGATAAAAAACTGCGATACGCTACTTTTACACCCGAGCAGTTTAACGAACAAAAAGACAGGGTGTTACCTGAAAATAATTTATTAATCTGGAACCAATAA
- a CDS encoding nucleotide sugar dehydrogenase: MSNHKISVIGLGYVGLPLAVEFAKKYPTVGFDINQHRINKLQEGHDHTLEVEDDYLKAVINGTDAECVAGAGIVFSSDINELKDSNIYIVTVPTPVDAYNHPDLTPLYKASETVGKVLSKGDIVIYESTVYPGVTEEECVPVLERVSGLKFNVDFFAGYSPERINPGDKERPLTKILKITSGSTPEVAKTVDTLYNAILKAGTHMAPTIKVAEAAKVIENSQRDINIAFVNELSKIFNLLGIDTNDVLEAAGTKWNFLKFKPGLVGGHCIGVDPYYLAQKAQTVGYHPEIILAGRRLNDGMGAYVANEVVKLMVKKDIRVKGAKILILGITFKENCPDVRNTRVVDLVKELKDFSTDVSIYDPWAEPAEVMHEYGVETMKELNTNGHTYDAVVLAVAHKEFANLNLDALRKSESVIFDIKGVLDRNLVDGRL; the protein is encoded by the coding sequence ATGAGCAATCATAAAATATCAGTAATAGGACTGGGCTATGTAGGGCTTCCCTTAGCAGTTGAATTTGCTAAAAAATACCCCACTGTTGGATTTGATATCAACCAACACCGTATCAACAAACTGCAAGAAGGTCACGACCATACCCTTGAGGTGGAAGATGATTATCTAAAAGCAGTTATTAACGGCACAGATGCCGAATGTGTTGCAGGTGCAGGCATAGTATTCAGTTCTGATATTAACGAACTTAAGGATAGCAATATTTATATTGTTACCGTACCAACACCCGTTGATGCTTACAACCATCCTGATTTGACCCCGCTATACAAAGCGAGCGAGACAGTTGGTAAGGTATTGAGCAAAGGGGATATTGTGATATACGAATCAACAGTATATCCCGGTGTTACGGAAGAAGAATGTGTTCCTGTGTTGGAGCGTGTTTCCGGCTTGAAGTTTAATGTTGATTTCTTTGCAGGATATTCACCCGAGCGTATCAACCCCGGTGACAAAGAGCGCCCGCTAACTAAGATACTTAAGATTACTTCGGGTTCAACTCCTGAGGTAGCTAAAACAGTGGATACACTGTATAACGCCATACTTAAGGCGGGTACCCACATGGCACCCACCATAAAAGTTGCCGAAGCGGCCAAAGTAATTGAGAACTCACAACGTGATATAAACATTGCTTTTGTAAACGAACTCTCAAAAATATTTAACCTGCTGGGCATTGATACCAATGATGTATTGGAGGCCGCAGGTACCAAATGGAACTTTTTGAAGTTTAAACCCGGATTGGTAGGCGGCCACTGTATAGGTGTAGACCCGTATTACTTGGCTCAAAAAGCGCAAACCGTAGGTTATCACCCTGAAATTATTTTAGCCGGACGCAGGCTAAACGATGGCATGGGAGCTTATGTGGCTAATGAGGTAGTGAAACTGATGGTGAAAAAAGACATCAGGGTTAAAGGAGCTAAAATTTTGATTTTGGGCATCACCTTTAAAGAAAACTGCCCCGATGTGCGCAATACCCGTGTAGTTGACTTGGTAAAAGAATTAAAAGACTTCTCTACCGACGTAAGTATTTACGACCCGTGGGCAGAACCTGCTGAAGTGATGCACGAGTATGGTGTAGAAACAATGAAGGAGTTAAATACCAACGGACATACTTACGATGCAGTAGTATTGGCAGTTGCTCACAAAGAATTTGCAAACCTTAATTTAGATGCTTTGCGTAAAAGCGAAAGCGTAATATTTGATATTAAAGGAGTGTTGGACCGTAACTTGGTTGACGGCAGGCTGTAA
- a CDS encoding N-acetylneuraminate synthase, which translates to MKVELIAEIGQAHEGSLGLAHSYIDALAGTGVHTVKFQVHIAEAESSQYEPFRVKFSYEDDTRYDYWQRMEFTADQWAGLKQHCEDKGMEFGASPFSQAAVDLLEKIGVKNYKIGSGEVSNFLMLEKIAQTGKPILLSSGMSSFEELDKSVDFIKGFGNDIILFQCTTQYPTSAENSGLNVIPQMKERYGLKVGLSDHSGTIYPSLGAVALGAELLEFHVVFDKKMFGPDASSSLTIEQVKQLSEGVNYISTSLANPVDKNNTEKYTQLKAMFGKSLAVNKNLPAGHILTFDDLESKKPAGYGISTTLYKNVLGKTLARDLSKWDFLTENDIN; encoded by the coding sequence TTGAAAGTAGAACTGATAGCCGAAATAGGGCAGGCGCATGAAGGTAGCTTGGGTTTAGCGCACTCATACATTGATGCTTTAGCAGGTACCGGTGTTCATACGGTTAAATTTCAAGTTCACATTGCTGAAGCTGAAAGCAGTCAGTATGAACCTTTCCGTGTTAAGTTCAGTTATGAAGACGATACACGTTACGATTACTGGCAACGTATGGAGTTTACTGCCGACCAATGGGCAGGCTTGAAGCAACACTGCGAAGACAAGGGAATGGAGTTTGGCGCTTCACCATTTTCACAAGCAGCTGTTGATTTGCTAGAGAAAATAGGGGTTAAAAACTACAAGATTGGCTCAGGCGAAGTTTCAAACTTTTTAATGCTTGAAAAGATTGCTCAAACCGGAAAACCCATTCTGCTTTCATCAGGCATGAGCAGCTTTGAAGAGCTGGATAAATCCGTAGACTTTATAAAAGGCTTCGGTAATGATATTATTCTGTTTCAATGTACTACCCAATATCCCACCAGTGCTGAAAACTCAGGACTTAACGTAATCCCTCAAATGAAGGAGCGTTACGGACTGAAAGTGGGCCTTTCAGACCATTCAGGAACTATATATCCAAGTTTGGGAGCAGTAGCATTAGGTGCAGAATTGTTAGAGTTTCACGTAGTGTTTGATAAAAAGATGTTTGGCCCCGACGCTTCATCATCACTTACTATAGAGCAAGTGAAACAGCTTTCAGAAGGGGTTAATTATATCAGCACCTCGTTGGCTAATCCTGTTGATAAAAACAATACTGAAAAGTATACCCAGCTAAAGGCCATGTTTGGCAAATCGCTGGCTGTAAACAAAAACCTTCCGGCTGGGCACATACTTACTTTCGATGATTTAGAAAGTAAAAAACCTGCGGGATATGGTATAAGCACCACATTGTACAAAAATGTATTGGGCAAAACCCTTGCCCGTGATTTGAGTAAGTGGGATTTTTTAACCGAAAACGATATTAATTAA